From Hippoglossus stenolepis isolate QCI-W04-F060 chromosome 6, HSTE1.2, whole genome shotgun sequence, a single genomic window includes:
- the LOC118110719 gene encoding retinol dehydrogenase 11 encodes MLLLLLLLVLLLGGAIYFLYVVKSPRCKSSAKLHGKTVIITGANTGIGKTTAMDLARRGARVILACRDKRRAEAAVQEIVQETKNKQVIFMQLNLASLKSVRSFADNFLRSESRLDLLINNAGLLNSGKTEDGFGMIFGVNHLGHFLLTVLLLDRLKASGPSRVVNLSSRAFEAGEVDLSFLRTHRDLALGSSNFQLLLTYSHSKLCNNLFTYELAKRLQGSDVTCYSVHPGYVKTEIGRNFSNWWKFLFRFTEVFTRDAVSGCQTTLHCALVQGIEHLSGHFFSDCAPMLNIASKARDDAVAKKLWELSETFCGLS; translated from the exons atgctgctgctgctgctgctgctagtgctgctgctgggtggagcaatttattttctctatgTTGTAAAGAGTCCCAGATGTAAGAGTAGTGCAAAGTTACACGGGAAAACGGTGATCATTACAG GAGCAAACACCGGCATCGGTAAGACCACGGCGATGGACCTGGCCAGGAGGGGGGCCAGAGTGATTCTCGCCTGCCGGGACAAGCGGCGAGCTGAGGCAGCCGTCCAGGAAATTGTCCAG GAGACCAAGAACAAACAGGTGATCTTCATGCAGCTCAACCTGGCCAGTCTGAAGTCCGTTCGATCCTTCGCAGACAACTTCCTGCGGTCGGAGTCCAGGTTGGATCTTCTCATCAACAACGCAG GCCTGTTGAACTCTGGGAAAACGGAGGATGGTTTCGGGATGATATTCGGCGTCAATCACCTGGGTCACTTCCTGCTGACGGTGTTGCTGCTGGACCGGCTGAAGGCGAGTGGACCGAGCCGTGTGGTGAACTTGTCCTCCAGAGCCTTTGAGGCTGGGGAGGTGGATTTGAGCTTTCTGAGGACTCACAGAGATTTGGCTTTGGGCAGTAGCAacttccagctcctcctgaccTACAGCCACAGCAAACTGTGCAACAACCTCTTCACCTACGAGCTGGCAAAGAGACTGCAGGGCAGCGACGTCACTTGCTACAGCGTCCACCCAG GATATGTGAAGACAGAGATTGGTCGTAACTTCAGCAACTGGTGGAAGTTCCTCTTTCGTTTTACCGAAGTCTTCACTAGAGATGCTGTGTCTGGATGTCAGACCACGCTCCACTGTGCCCTGGTACAAGGCATCGAACACCTCAGCGGCCATTTCTTCTCAGACTGCGCCCCAATGCTCAACATCGCGTCGAAGGCTAGAGACGATGCTGTGGCCAAAAAGCTGTGGGAGCTCAGTGAGACTTTCTGTGGTCTGTCTTAA